From the Mustelus asterias chromosome 14, sMusAst1.hap1.1, whole genome shotgun sequence genome, one window contains:
- the LOC144503767 gene encoding caveolae-associated protein 2-like: MGEDGVQAEKSSAQAVQGGTESSPPPSPSLESSPPPSPAPGPSPGEPLRDASQVNAITVLALLDKLVNMLDTVQDNQRKMEHRQIGVESSVKGIQSDITKLSKSHSTTSNTVNKLLDKSRKVSNNVKEMRERLDKQAVQVKKLESNQAQLLKKNNFRVLIFQDEAEIPPSVFAEKPKEDVAVEGCVDENKAVEDIPRSLDLSSDEDIHEGEDNDEIHDGEKSEKLEQSRAAKIKRSSMKKVDSIKKAFSRENIEKRMNKFGTKIVSPERREKIKKSLTPNQQKPQSAKSSSFKVTPMTFKVKKVRNGETPLQSPSDTVVTLEADPSGPPEDSDFPEVHLGPNILAPEEVKEVAENAEGEMKDAELVMGSNNSQGIMMKAESTEEAEILLDTLPEDQQEGQVKHIGPNIELHIEEPDEPAVLQIKQTA; this comes from the exons ATGGGAGAAGACGGAGTGCAAGCGGAGAAAAGCAGCGCCCAGGCCGTGCAGGGAGGCACCGAGTCCAGCCCGCCTCCCAGCCCGAGCCTGGAGTCCAGCCCGCCCCCCAGCCCGGCTCCGGGCCCCAGCCCGGGCGAGCCGCTGCGGGACGCCTCCCAAGTTAACGCCATCACCGTGCTGGCCTTGCTAGACAAGCTGGTGAACATGTTGGACACGGTGCAGGACAACCAGAGGAAGATGGAGCACCGGCAGATCGGGGTGGAGAGCTCGGTGAAAGGCATCCAGAGCGACATCACCAAACTCTCCAAGAGTCACAGCACCACCAGCAACACCGTCAACAAACTGCTGGACAAGTCGCGGAAAGTCAGCAACAACGTGAAGGAGATGCGGGAGCGGCTGGACAAGCAGGCGGTGCAGGTGAAGAAACTGGAAAGCAACCAGGCACAACTGCTGAAGAAAAACAACTTCAGAGTGCTGATCTTCCAG GATGAAGCAGAGATCCCACCCAGCGTCTTTGCTGAAAAGCCCAAAGAAGATGTGGCAGTGGAAGGATGTGTGGATGAGAATAAAGCAGTGGAAGATATCCCTCGATCACTGGACCTGTCCTCGGATGAAGACATCCATGAAGGTGAAGACAATGATGAGATACACGATGGGGAAAAGTCTGAAAAGCTGGAGCAGTCTAGGGCTGCCAAGATCAAGAGATCAAGTATGAAGAAAGTCGATAGCATCAAGAAGGCATTTTCCCGGGAGAACATTGAGAAAAGGATGAATAAGTTCGGCACCAAGATTGTGTCTCCGGAAAGACGAGAGAAGATTAAGAAGTCGCTCACCCCAAATCAACAGAAACCACAGTCAGCCAAGTCCTCCAGCTTCAAAGTCACCCCCATGACTTTCAAGGTGAAAAAGGTTAGGAATGGGGAGACCCCTCTGCAGAGCCCCAGTGACACGGTAGTTACTCTGGAAGCCGATCCATCAGGTCCCCCTGAAGACAGTGATTTCCCTGAAGTGCACTTGGGCCCCAACATTTTAGCACCTGAAGAGGTTAAAGAGGTGGCAGAAAATGCAGAGGGGGAAATGAAGGATGCAGAATTGGTGATGGGAAGCAATAACAGCCAGGGCATCATGATGAAGGCAGAAAGCACAGAGGAGGCGGAGATTCTGTTGGATACTCTGCCTGAAGACCAACAAGAAGGCCAAGTGAAACACATAGGGCCAAATATAGAGCTGCACATTGAGGAGCCAGACGAGCCCGCTGTTCTGCAGATAAAGCAAACGGCTTGA